CGGTGGACGCAAGCCGTTTCTGATATTACTACTCTTATCGGCCGCCGGAATGGCCGGCCTGTACGGACTGCTCTGGCTGGTCGGCCCGGAAAGCCTGACTATCGATTATTATCCGCTGCTCTTAGCCTTTGCGCTGTTAAGCGGTTGCGGAATCGCCACGTTTTCCGTGGGAATCGGGCAGGTCTCGTACTGGTTTCCAAAGAAGAAGCAGGGCTGGGCCCTTGGCGCCTACGCCGGTTTCGGCAATATTGCTCCGGGACTATTCTCGTATTTAGTGCCGCTGCTTATCGGCGCTATCGCGATTACCGCCACGTACGGCATCTGGCTGGGATTTCTGCTGCTGGGCATCGCTGTCTACTATTTCTTCGCCCCGAACGCCTACTTTTTCCAGCTCCGTAACTACGGATATTCCTTTCAGGATGCCAAAACAGCCTCGGCCGAACTTGGACAGGAGCTTTTTCCCCAGGAAGGCGTGTGGACGGGGCTCATCAAGGCGGCGAAAATCTGGCGCACCTGGCCCCTGGTTTTTCTCTATTTCACCACGTTTGGCGGTTTTCTGGCGCTGACTGCGTGGTTCCCGACCTACTGGCAGGAATTTTTCAACAAGCCTCTGGCAGTGGCCGGCGGATTTACCATGCTCTATTCCGTTCTCGCTTCAGTCATCCGGGTTCCCGGTGGCATTATCTCCGACAAAGTCGGCGGCGTTCCGACGATTATTGTCTCGATGACTATCAATCTGATCGGCGCTATTCTCCTCATCTGGGGTGGCAGCATGGTTATGGCTATCATTGGACTCTTGTTAATGGCCATCGGAATGGGCGTGAGCAACGCTGGCGTGTTTAAACTGGTACCGCAATATATCGAGGAAGCGGTTGGCGGTGGTTCCGGCTGGGTCGGCGGACTCGGCGCGCTGG
This Candidatus Neomarinimicrobiota bacterium DNA region includes the following protein-coding sequences:
- a CDS encoding MFS transporter, whose amino-acid sequence is MNAQTDTLTQTESPQEKKGRKLADRITGSPNHGLFGATLGFFVGFAAVSLFGPTAKLLDENMMMTSVQLGLLVAMPSLSGSLLRIPFGAWVDTTGGRKPFLILLLLSAAGMAGLYGLLWLVGPESLTIDYYPLLLAFALLSGCGIATFSVGIGQVSYWFPKKKQGWALGAYAGFGNIAPGLFSYLVPLLIGAIAITATYGIWLGFLLLGIAVYYFFAPNAYFFQLRNYGYSFQDAKTASAELGQELFPQEGVWTGLIKAAKIWRTWPLVFLYFTTFGGFLALTAWFPTYWQEFFNKPLAVAGGFTMLYSVLASVIRVPGGIISDKVGGVPTIIVSMTINLIGAILLIWGGSMVMAIIGLLLMAIGMGVSNAGVFKLVPQYIEEAVGGGSGWVGGLGALGGFVIPPVMGWFVEVQGDAGYANGFLVFVVLSIISLGLVFLLKRTEAGADA